A region of Cygnus atratus isolate AKBS03 ecotype Queensland, Australia chromosome 33, CAtr_DNAZoo_HiC_assembly, whole genome shotgun sequence DNA encodes the following proteins:
- the RNF225 gene encoding RING finger protein 225: MPSPPGDPEGPPRDCVICFAPYDRLFKLPKALACGHVFCLECLARVSIAAPAAPLLCPVCRRPTAVPPRRGPPALPTCSDLLPPDLPATPGGFVRFDRPKGLLLYAPHPGQVPTVTLSLEVGGSEPPPAPPGGQSGVRWPLFKAVAVAVALMVAGGLVLCGIFLFFLLPAACEGGSPVTNSTWGQPGWPPY; the protein is encoded by the coding sequence ATGCCGAGCCCCCCGGGAGACCCCGAGGGGCCCCCTCGGGACTGCGTCATCTGCTTCGCCCCCTACGACCGCCTCTTCAAGCTGCCCAAAGCGCTGGCCTGTGGCCACGTCTTCTGCCTCGAGTGCTTGGCCAGGGTCAGCATtgcagcccccgccgcccccttgCTCTGCCCCGTCTGCCGACGCCCTACAGCCGTGCCCCCCCGCCGCGGGCCCCCCGCTTTGCCCACTTGCTCCGACCTCCTGCCCCCCGACCTCCCCGCCACCCCCGGTGGCTTCGTCCGCTTCGATCGCCCCAAGGGGCTCCTGCTCTACGCCCCCCATCCTGGCCAGGTGCCCACGGTGACCCTCAGCCTGGAGGTGGGGGGGTCCgagcctcccccagcccctccgggGGGCCAGAGTGGGGTGCGGTGGCCCCTCTTCAAGGCGGTGGCCGTCGCCGTTGCCCTGATGGTGGCGGGGGGCTTGGTGCTCTGCGggatcttcctcttcttcctcctgcccgCGGCGTGCGAGGGGGGCAGCCCGGTGACAAACAGCACCTGGGGGCAGCCAGGGTGGCCCCCCTACTaa
- the RPS5 gene encoding 40S ribosomal protein S5 produces MTDWETAPAVTETPDIKLFGKWSTDDVQINDISLQDYIAVKEKYAKYLPHSAGRYAAKRFRKAQCPIVERLTNSMMMHGRNNGKKLMTVRIVKHAFEIIHLLTGENPLQVLVNAIINSGPREDSTRIGRAGTVRRQAVDVSPLRRVNQAIWLLCTGAREAAFRNIKTIAECLADELINAAKGSSNSYAIKKKDELERVAKSNR; encoded by the exons ATGACCGACTGGGAGACGGCGCCCGCTGTCACCGAGACCCCCGACATCAAGCTCTTCGGCAAGTGGAGCACGGACGATGTGCAGATCAACGACATCTCCCTCCAG GACTACATCGCCGTCAAGGAGAAGTACGCCAAGTACCTGCCCCACAGCGCCGGGCGCTACGCGGCCAAGCGCTTCCGCAAGGCCCAGTGCCCCATCGTCGAGCGCCTCACCAACTCCATGATGATGCACGGCCGCAACAACGGCAAGAAGCTGATGACCGTGCGCATCGTCAAGCACGCCTTCGAGATCATCCACCTGCTCACCGGGGAG AACCCCCTGCAAGTCCTGGTGAACGCCATCATCAACAGCGGCCCCCGCGAGGACTCGACCCGCATCGGCCGTGCCGGCACCGTGCGGAGACAGGCTGTGGATGTGTCCCCGCTGCGCCGCGTCAACCAG GCCATCTGGCTGCTGTGCACGGGTGCCCGCGAGGCCGCTTTCCGCAACATCAAGACCATCGCGGAGTGCCTGGCCGACGAGCTCATCAACGCTGCCAAG gGCTCTTCCAACTCGTACGCCATCAAGAAGAAGGACGAACTGGAGCGCGTGGCCAAGTCCAACCGTTAA
- the FLOT1 gene encoding flotillin-1 isoform X2 — translation MFFTCGPNEAMVVSGFCRSPPVMVAGGRVLVVPCLQQIQRISLNTLTLNVRSEKVYTRHGVPISVTGIAQVKIQGQNKEMLAAACQMFLGKSESEIAQIALETLEGHQRAIMAHMTVEEIYKDRQKFSEQVFNVASSDLVNMGISVVSYTLKDIHDDQDYLHSLGKGRTAQVQRDARVGEAEAKRDAGIREARARQEQVSAQLLSETAMAQAQRDFQVQQALCDAAVNARKAQADLAYQLQVARTKQQIEEQRAQVLVVERAQQAQLQEHEIGRRERELEATVRKPAEAERYRLERLAEAERLQVMMQAEAEAEAMRVAEAVAQPLLGTRRVTLVAGSSGDIGVARLPGEILDVVTRLPAAVEALTGVSVTQAAQKKSDCVA, via the exons ATGTTCTTCACGTGCGGCCCCAACGAGGCCATGGTGGTGTCGG GTTTCtgccgcagcccccccgtgaTGGTGGCCGGAGGCCGGGTGCTGGTGGTGCCGTGTCTGCAGCAGATCCAGCG gatCTCCCTGAACACCCTGACCCTCAACGTGCGCAGCGAGAAGGTGTACACCCGCCACGGCGTCCCCATCTCCGTCACTGGCATCGCCCAG GTGAAGATCCAGGGGCAGAACAAGGAGATGCTGGCGGCCGCCTGCCAGATGTTCCTGGGCAAGTCGGAGAGCGAGATCGCCCAGATCGCCCTGGAGACCCTGGAGGGCCACCAGCGCGCCATCATGGCCCACATGACCGTGGAG GAGATCTACAAGGACCGGCAGAAGTTTTCGGAGCAGGTTTTCAACGTGGCCTCATCCGACCTGGTCAACATGGGGATCAGCGTGGTCAGCTACACCCTGAAGGACATCCACGACGACCAG gatTACCTGCACTCGCTGGGGAAGGGCCGCACGGCGCAGGTGCAGCGTGATGCCCGCGTAGGGGAGGCCGAGGCCAAGCGGGATGCCGGCATCCGC GAGGCGCGGGCACGCCAGGAGCAGGTGTCGGCGCAGCTGCTGAGCGAGACGGCGATGGCGCAGGCCCAGCGGGATTTCCAGGTGCAGCAGGCGCTGTGCGACGCCGCCGTCAACGCCCGCAAGGCCCAGGCCGACCTGGCCTACCAGCTGCAG GTGGCGAGGACGAAGCAGCAGATCGAGGAGCAGCGGGCGCAGGTGCTGGTGGTGGAGCGGGCACAGCAGGCGCAGCTGCAGGAGCACGAGATTGGCCGCCGCGAGCGCGAGCTGGAGGCCACCGTGCGCAAACCCGCCGAGGCCGAGCGGTATCGCCTGGAGCGGCTGGCCGAGGCTGAGCG GTTGCAGGTGATGATGCAGGCGGAGGCGGAGGCGGAGGCCATGCGG GTGGCGGAGGCGGTGGCGCAGCCGCTGCTGGGGACGCGCCGGGTGACGCTGGTGGCCGGGAGCTCCGGGGACATCGGGGTGGCGCGGCTCCCCGGGGAGATCCTGGACGTCGTCACCCGCCTGCCCGCCGCCGTCGAGGCCCTGACGGGCGTCAGCGTCACCCAG GCCGCCCAGAAGAAGTCAGACTGCGTGGCCTGA
- the GABBR1 gene encoding LOW QUALITY PROTEIN: gamma-aminobutyric acid type B receptor subunit 1 (The sequence of the model RefSeq protein was modified relative to this genomic sequence to represent the inferred CDS: deleted 1 base in 1 codon; substituted 1 base at 1 genomic stop codon) — protein MSGGWPGGQACLPAVRMALEDVNSRRDILPDYELRLIHHDSKCDPGQATKYLYELLYNDPIKIILMPGCSSVSTLVAEAARMWNLIVLSYGSSSPALSNRQRFPTFFRTHPSATLHNPTRVQLFKKWGWTKIATIQQTTEVFTSTLDDLDQRVKEAGLEITFRQSFFSDPAAPVRNLKRQDARIIVGLFYETEARKVFCEVYKEKLYGKKYVWFLIGWYADNWFRIKDPAINCTEAEMAEAVEGHVTTEIVMLNPENTRSISNMTSQEFIEKLQKRLGKNPEETGGFQEAPLAYDAIWALALALNKTSAELVKKGLRLEDFNYNNKNITDEIYRALNSSAFEGVSGHVVFDASGSRMAWTLIEQLQGGVYKKIGYYDSTKDNLSWYNNDKWIGGAPPADYTKVITTFRFLSQKLFISVSVLASLGILLAIICLAFNIYNGHVRYIQNSQPYLNNMTAVGCTLALAAVFPLGLDGYHIGPGLFPFVCQARLWLLGLGFSLAYGSMFTKIWWVHTVFTKKEEKKEKRKTLEPWKLYATVGLLVGLDVVTLIIWQIVDPLHRTIEEFTKEEPKTDTDVSILPQLEHCSSTKMNTWLGIFYGFKGLLLLLGIFLAYETKSVSTEKINDHRAVGMAIYNVAVLCLITAPVTMILSSQQDAAFAFASLAVVFSSYITLVVLFVPKMRRLITRGEWQSEQQDTMKTGSSTNNNEEEKSRLLEKENRELEKIIAEKEERVSELRQQLQDRQQLRSRRRPPTHPGRPTTILPRGXGPPQPRPDKLGRGNCDGSRVHLLYK, from the exons ATGAGCGGGGGGTGGCCGGGGGGGCAAGCATGCCTGCCCGCCGTCCGCATGGCGCTGGAGGACGTCAACAGCCGGAGGGACATCCTGCCCGACTACGAGCTGCGCCTCATCCACCACGACAGcaag TGTGACCCAGGCCAGGCCACCAAGTACCTCTACGAGTTGCTCTACAATGATCCCATCAAGATCATCCTCATGCCCGGCTGCAGCAGCGTCTCCACACTTGTGGCCGAAGCCGCCCGCATGTGGAACCTGATTGTG CTCTCCTACGGCTCAAGCTCCCCTGCCCTCTCCAACCGCCAGCGCTTCCCCACTTTCTTCCGCACCCACCCCTCGGCCACTCTGCACAACCCCACGCGCGTCCAGCTCTTCAAGAAGTGGGGCTGGACCAAGATCGCCACCATCCAGCAGACCACGGAGGTCTTCACCTCG ACCCTTGATGACCTGGACCAGCGGGTGAAGGAAGCCGGCCTGGAGATCACCTTCCGCCAGAGCTTCTTCTCTGACCCCGCCGCACCTGTGCGCAACCTCAAG CGCCAGGATGCCCGTATCATTGTGGGGCTCTTCTACGAGACGGAGGCGCGTAAGGTCTTCTGCGAG GTCTACAAGGAGAAGCTGTACGGCAAGAAGTACGTCTGGTTCCTCATCGGCTGGTATGCCGACAACTGGTTCCGCATCAAGGACCCGGCCATCAACTGCACCGAGGCGGAGATGGCCGAGGCCGTGGAGGGGCACGTCACAACCGAGATTGTCATGCTCAACCCCGAGAACACACGCAGTATCTCCAACATG ACGTCTCAGGAGTTCATCgagaagctgcagaagaggCTGGGCAAGAACCCAGAGGAGACGGGCGGCTTCCAGGAGGCACCGCTGGCCTACGATGCCATCTGGGCACTGGCGCTGGCCCTCAACAAGACGTCAGCGGAGCTGGTCAAGAAGGGGCTGCGCCTGGAGGACTTCAActacaacaacaagaacatcACCGATGAGATCTACCGGGCCCTCAACTCCTCCGCTTTTGAGGGTGTCTCG GGCCACGTTGTCTTTGACGCCAGTGGGTCCCGCATGGCCTGGACACTCATCGAGCAGCTTCAAG GGGGTGTCTACAAGAAGATCGGCTACTACGACAGCACCAAGGACAACCTGTCCTGGTACAACAATGACAAGTGGATCG gaggtgctccacCGGCTGACTACACCAAGGTCATCACCACCTTTCGGTTCCTGTCCCAGAAGCTCTTCATCTCCGTCTCAGTGCTGGCTTCGCTGGGCATCCTCTTGGCCATCATCTGCTTGGCCTTCAACATCTACAACGGGCACGTCCG GTACATCCAGAACTCCCAGCCCTACCTGAACAACATGACAGCCGTGGGCTGCACATTGGCACTCGCTGCTGTCTTCCCCCTGGGGCTGGATGGATACCACATTGGGCCGGGGCTCTTCCCCTTCGTCTGCCAG GCCCGGCTGTGGCTGCTCGGGCTGGGGTTCAGCCTGGCTTACGGCAGCATGTTCACCAAGATCTGGTGGGTCCACACCGTCTTCAccaagaaggaggagaagaaggagaagcgGAAG ACCCTGGAGCCGTGGAAGCTGTATGCCACTGTGGGGCTGCTCGTGGGGCTGGACGTGGTGACGCTGATCATCTGGCAGATTGTAGACCCCCTGCACCGCACCATTGAG GAGTTCACCAAGGAGGAGCCCAAGACGGACACGGACGTCTCCATCCTGCCCCAGCTGGAGCACTGCAGCTCCACCAAGATGAACACATGGCTCG GGATATTTTATGGCTTCaaggggctgctcctgctgctgggcatcTTTCTGGCGTATGAGACCAAGAGTGTGTCCACCGAGAAGATCAACGACCACCGTGCTGTGGGCATGGCCATCTACAATGTGGCG GTCCTCTGCCTCATCACCGCGCCCGTCACCATGAtcctcagcagccagcaggatgCAGCCTTCGCCTTTGCCTCACTGGCTGTCGTCTTCTCCTCCTACATCACCTTGGTCGTCCTCTTTGTGCCCAAG ATGCGGCGTCTCATCACCCGGGGCGAGTGGCAGTCGGAGCAGCAGGACACGATGAAGACGGGCTCATCCACCAACAACAACGAGGAAGAGAAGTCCCggctgctggagaaggagaacCGGGAGCTGGAGAAGATCATCGCCGAG AAGGAGGAGCGGGTGTCTGAGCTccgccagcagctccaggaccGCCAGCAGCTccgctcccgccgccgc cctCCAACCCATCCCGGGAGGCCGACAACCATTTTGCCCCGGGGCTAGGGGCCGCCCCAGCCCCGGC CCGACAAACTGGGACGGGGCAACTGCGACGGCAGCCGGGTCCACCTCCTCTACAAGTGA
- the LOC118261232 gene encoding tubulin beta chain: MREIVHIQAGQCGNQIGAKFWEVISDEHGIDPTGTYHGDSDLQLDRISVYYNEATGGKYVPRAILVDLEPGTMDSVRSGPFGQIFRPDNFVFGQSGAGNNWAKGHYTEGAELVDSVLDVVRKEAESCDCLQGFQLTHSLGGGTGSGMGTLLISKIREEYPDRIMNTFSVVPSPKVSDTVVEPYNATLSVHQLVENTDETYCIDNEALYDICFRTLKLTTPTYGDLNHLVSATMSGVTTCLRFPGQLNADLRKLAVNMVPFPRLHFFMPGFAPLTSRGSQQYRALTVPELTQQVFDAKNMMAACDPRHGRYLTVAAVFRGRMSMKEVDEQMLNVQNKNSSYFVEWIPNNVKTAVCDIPPRGLKMAVTFIGNSTAIQELFKRISEQFTAMFRRKAFLHWYTGEGMDEMEFTEAESNMNDLVSEYQQYQDATAEEEEDFGEEAEEET, from the exons TTTTGGGAGGTGATCAGCGACGAGCACGGCATCGACCCCACCGGCACCTACCACGGCGACAGCGACCTCCAGCTTGACCGCATCAGCGTCTACTACAATGAAGCCACCG GGGGTAAGTACGTGCCAAGAGCTATCTTGGTGGACCTGGAGCCAGGCACCATGGACTCCGTGCGCTCGGGACCCTTTGGGCAGATCTTCAGGCCGGACAACTTCGTTTTTG GCCAGAGCGGCGCAGGCAACAACTGGGCCAAGGGCCACTACACGGAAGGGGCCGAGCTGGTGGACTCGGTCCTGGACGTGGTGCGGAAGGAGGCGGAGAGCTGCGACTGCCTGCAGGGCTTCCAGCTCACCCACTCGCTGGGCGGCGGCACTGGCTCAGGCATGGGGACCCTCCTGATCTCCAAAATCCGCGAGGAGTACCCCGACCGCATCATGAACACCTTCAGCGTCGTCCCGTCCCCCAAAGTGTCGGACACGGTGGTGGAGCCCTACAACGCCACCCTGTCGGTCCACCAGCTGGTGGAGAACACGGACGAGACCTACTGCATCGACAACGAGGCCCTCTACGACATCTGCTTCCGCACCCTGAAGCTGACCACCCCCACCTACGGCGACCTCAACCACCTCGTCTCGGCCACCATGAGCGGCGTCACCACCTGCCTGCGCTTCCCCGGGCAGCTCAACGCCGACCTGCGCAAGCTGGCGGTCAACATGGTCCCCTTCCCCCGCCTCCACTTCTTCATGCCCGGCTTCGCCCCGCTGACGTCCCGCGGCTCGCAGCAGTACCGCGCCCTCACCGTCCCCGAGCTCACCCAGCAGGTCTTCGACGCCAAGAACATGATGGCTGCCTGCGACCCGCGCCACGGCCGCTACCTCACGGTGGCCGCCGTCTTCCGGGGCCGCATGTCCATGAAGGAGGTGGACGAGCAGATGCTGAACGTGCAGAACAAGAACAGCTCCTACTTCGTCGAGTGGATCCCCAACAACGTCAAGACGGCCGTCTGCGACATCCCGCCCCGCGGCCTCAAGATGGCCGTCACCTTCATCGGCAACAGCACGGCCATCCAGGAGCTCTTCAAGCGCATCTCGGAGCAGTTCACGGCCATGTTCCGGCGCAAGGCCTTCCTGCACTGGTACACGGGCGAGGGCATGGACGAGATGGAGTTCACCGAGGCCGAGAGCAACATGAACGACCTCGTCTCGGAGTACCAGCAGTACCAGGACGCCAccgccgaggaggaggaggacttcGGCGAAGAGGCTGAAGAGGAGACCTAA
- the FLOT1 gene encoding flotillin-1 isoform X1, translated as MFFTCGPNEAMVVSGFCRSPPVMVAGGRVLVVPCLQQIQRISLNTLTLNVRSEKVYTRHGVPISVTGIAQVKIQGQNKEMLAAACQMFLGKSESEIAQIALETLEGHQRAIMAHMTVEEIYKDRQKFSEQVFNVASSDLVNMGISVVSYTLKDIHDDQDYLHSLGKGRTAQVQRDARVGEAEAKRDAGIREARARQEQVSAQLLSETAMAQAQRDFQVQQALCDAAVNARKAQADLAYQLQVARTKQQIEEQRAQVLVVERAQQAQLQEHEIGRRERELEATVRKPAEAERYRLERLAEAERLQVMMQAEAEAEAMRVTGAARAAAVAARARAEAAQTEAKAEAFGQFREAAVVDMVLQRLPQVAEAVAQPLLGTRRVTLVAGSSGDIGVARLPGEILDVVTRLPAAVEALTGVSVTQAAQKKSDCVA; from the exons ATGTTCTTCACGTGCGGCCCCAACGAGGCCATGGTGGTGTCGG GTTTCtgccgcagcccccccgtgaTGGTGGCCGGAGGCCGGGTGCTGGTGGTGCCGTGTCTGCAGCAGATCCAGCG gatCTCCCTGAACACCCTGACCCTCAACGTGCGCAGCGAGAAGGTGTACACCCGCCACGGCGTCCCCATCTCCGTCACTGGCATCGCCCAG GTGAAGATCCAGGGGCAGAACAAGGAGATGCTGGCGGCCGCCTGCCAGATGTTCCTGGGCAAGTCGGAGAGCGAGATCGCCCAGATCGCCCTGGAGACCCTGGAGGGCCACCAGCGCGCCATCATGGCCCACATGACCGTGGAG GAGATCTACAAGGACCGGCAGAAGTTTTCGGAGCAGGTTTTCAACGTGGCCTCATCCGACCTGGTCAACATGGGGATCAGCGTGGTCAGCTACACCCTGAAGGACATCCACGACGACCAG gatTACCTGCACTCGCTGGGGAAGGGCCGCACGGCGCAGGTGCAGCGTGATGCCCGCGTAGGGGAGGCCGAGGCCAAGCGGGATGCCGGCATCCGC GAGGCGCGGGCACGCCAGGAGCAGGTGTCGGCGCAGCTGCTGAGCGAGACGGCGATGGCGCAGGCCCAGCGGGATTTCCAGGTGCAGCAGGCGCTGTGCGACGCCGCCGTCAACGCCCGCAAGGCCCAGGCCGACCTGGCCTACCAGCTGCAG GTGGCGAGGACGAAGCAGCAGATCGAGGAGCAGCGGGCGCAGGTGCTGGTGGTGGAGCGGGCACAGCAGGCGCAGCTGCAGGAGCACGAGATTGGCCGCCGCGAGCGCGAGCTGGAGGCCACCGTGCGCAAACCCGCCGAGGCCGAGCGGTATCGCCTGGAGCGGCTGGCCGAGGCTGAGCG GTTGCAGGTGATGATGCAGGCGGAGGCGGAGGCGGAGGCCATGCGG GTGAcgggggcggcgcgggcggcggcggtggcCGCCCGGGCGCGGGCGGAGGCGGCGCAGACGGAGGCGAAAGCCGAGGCCTTCGGGCAGTTCCGCGAGGCCGCCGTGGTCGACATGGTGCTGCAGCGGCTGCCCCAG GTGGCGGAGGCGGTGGCGCAGCCGCTGCTGGGGACGCGCCGGGTGACGCTGGTGGCCGGGAGCTCCGGGGACATCGGGGTGGCGCGGCTCCCCGGGGAGATCCTGGACGTCGTCACCCGCCTGCCCGCCGCCGTCGAGGCCCTGACGGGCGTCAGCGTCACCCAG GCCGCCCAGAAGAAGTCAGACTGCGTGGCCTGA